From the genome of Pseudomonas sp. TMP9, one region includes:
- a CDS encoding RidA family protein — protein MSKSVISSDKAPAAIGPYSQAIKAGNTVYMSGQIPLDPKTMELVEGFEAQTVQVFENLKAVAEAAGGSFKDIVKLNIFLTDLSHFATVNDVMGRYFVQPYPARAAIGVAALPRGAAVEMDAILVIE, from the coding sequence ATGAGCAAGAGCGTTATCAGCAGCGACAAGGCCCCGGCCGCCATCGGTCCCTACTCACAAGCGATCAAAGCGGGTAATACCGTATACATGTCTGGGCAGATCCCACTGGACCCCAAAACCATGGAACTGGTGGAAGGCTTTGAAGCTCAGACCGTGCAGGTGTTCGAAAACCTCAAGGCCGTAGCGGAAGCCGCCGGCGGTTCGTTCAAAGACATCGTCAAACTGAACATCTTCCTCACTGACCTGTCGCACTTCGCCACCGTCAATGACGTCATGGGCCGTTACTTTGTGCAGCCCTACCCAGCCCGTGCGGCCATTGGTGTAGCGGCACTGCCACGCGGTGCGGCAGTGGAAATGGACGCTATTCTGGTTATCGAATAA
- a CDS encoding DUF5924 family protein has translation MPVLKQQVFRLIALVQRHPGVVAIFGFVSGLASFLLVERQAELAQVLALVMLVSWLWLILENVLRERIAHWFGFELPPPLLRYATQMIHQESLFFVLPFFFITTTWNSGQLLFSGLLASAALISIIDPLYYKWLAPRRWLFLAFHTLALFALLLTALPIIFKLTTAQSYPLALAAAVVLSFPSLYTVISAKRWWRWLVLVGLMTLLGGGGWLARIWVPPATLWLNEVAVSTEMNDAQRAPVNPLKTISDTQLHQQGLYAYAAINAPRGLNERIYHVWRHNGREIERIALDIHGGRKKGYRAWTHKQNFPADAVGRWQVQVLTEAGQMIGVLRFQVVQ, from the coding sequence ATGCCCGTGTTGAAACAACAAGTCTTTAGGCTAATCGCGCTGGTGCAGCGCCATCCTGGCGTGGTCGCAATTTTTGGCTTCGTTTCGGGGCTAGCGAGCTTTCTGCTGGTCGAGCGTCAGGCCGAGTTGGCTCAGGTGCTGGCGTTGGTGATGCTGGTCAGTTGGTTATGGCTGATTCTCGAAAACGTGTTGCGTGAACGTATTGCTCATTGGTTCGGCTTTGAATTACCGCCGCCGCTGCTGCGCTATGCCACGCAGATGATCCACCAAGAGAGCCTGTTCTTCGTCCTGCCGTTCTTTTTTATCACCACCACCTGGAACAGCGGCCAACTGCTGTTCAGCGGCCTGCTGGCGAGCGCGGCGCTTATTTCGATCATCGACCCGCTGTATTACAAATGGCTGGCGCCCAGGCGCTGGCTGTTTCTCGCTTTTCACACGCTGGCATTGTTCGCGTTGCTGCTCACGGCGTTGCCGATCATCTTTAAGCTGACCACCGCGCAGAGTTATCCGCTGGCACTGGCGGCTGCGGTGGTGCTGTCGTTTCCGTCGCTGTACACGGTGATTAGCGCAAAGCGTTGGTGGCGCTGGCTGGTGCTGGTCGGGCTGATGACCTTGCTCGGCGGCGGTGGCTGGCTGGCGCGTATTTGGGTGCCGCCAGCCACGCTGTGGCTGAACGAGGTGGCCGTCAGCACTGAAATGAACGATGCGCAACGCGCACCGGTGAACCCGCTCAAAACCATCAGCGACACGCAACTGCACCAACAAGGGCTGTACGCCTACGCCGCGATCAATGCGCCGCGCGGATTGAATGAGCGGATCTATCACGTCTGGCGGCATAACGGCCGTGAGATCGAACGCATCGCCCTGGATATTCACGGCGGGCGCAAAAAGGGCTATCGCGCCTGGACCCACAAGCAAAACTTCCCGGCCGACGCGGTAGGCCGCTGGCAGGTGCAGGTGCTGACCGAAGCGGGGCAAATGATTGGCGTGCTGCGCTTTCAGGTCGTGCAATAG
- a CDS encoding lipocalin-like domain-containing protein, translated as MMLRWLVVLVFTALLGCDSTEAPVPAGFAGLGSEAQGFSTVTRGQPLVFPDDFGAHPDYRIEWWYVTANLTDESGEQWGAQWTLFRQAMAPQSSDEAQAGWQSAQVWLGHAALTRADGHQHADRLARGGIGQAGVHAQPFRAWIDDWSLASDAAQQRRPLQLSPLQVSATGKGFRYDLRLRSDAPLVLHGDRGFSQKSTRGQASWYYSQPFFQVDGEIQWQGETRRVSGMGWLDREWSSQPLAADQQGWDWFSLHLQDGSKLMLFRLRSNDDSHFYSGTWITPDGVAEPLDAAAINMTPLVQSKVAGRSLPTEWRLQIAHKKFDVTARALNPNAWMGTGIPYWEGPVNVTGSHTAVGYLEMTGY; from the coding sequence ATGATGCTTAGGTGGCTGGTTGTCTTGGTCTTTACCGCATTGCTGGGTTGCGACAGCACAGAGGCGCCTGTGCCGGCTGGTTTTGCTGGCCTGGGCAGCGAGGCGCAGGGTTTCAGCACAGTGACTCGGGGTCAGCCTCTGGTCTTCCCTGACGATTTTGGCGCACACCCCGATTACCGTATTGAGTGGTGGTACGTGACCGCTAACTTGACCGACGAGAGCGGAGAGCAGTGGGGCGCGCAATGGACCCTATTCCGCCAGGCCATGGCGCCACAAAGCAGCGATGAGGCACAGGCTGGCTGGCAGAGCGCTCAGGTGTGGTTAGGTCACGCTGCGCTGACGCGCGCAGACGGTCATCAGCATGCTGACCGCTTGGCTCGGGGTGGTATTGGTCAGGCCGGCGTGCACGCGCAGCCTTTTCGGGCGTGGATCGATGATTGGTCGCTCGCAAGCGACGCCGCCCAACAACGCCGTCCATTGCAACTCAGCCCCTTGCAGGTCAGCGCTACAGGTAAGGGTTTTCGCTATGACTTGAGGCTGCGCTCGGATGCTCCGCTGGTGCTGCACGGCGATCGCGGCTTCAGTCAAAAATCCACCCGAGGTCAGGCATCTTGGTATTACAGCCAACCATTTTTTCAGGTCGACGGCGAGATCCAATGGCAGGGTGAGACGCGTCGAGTCAGCGGCATGGGGTGGTTGGATAGAGAATGGAGCAGCCAGCCGCTGGCGGCGGACCAGCAAGGTTGGGACTGGTTTTCGCTGCACCTGCAGGACGGCAGCAAGCTGATGCTGTTCCGCCTGCGCAGCAATGACGACAGCCACTTCTATTCGGGCACCTGGATCACCCCCGATGGGGTTGCCGAACCGCTGGACGCGGCAGCGATCAACATGACGCCGTTAGTGCAGAGCAAGGTGGCGGGTCGAAGCCTGCCGACTGAGTGGCGGCTACAGATTGCCCATAAAAAATTCGATGTCACCGCCCGTGCACTTAACCCAAACGCGTGGATGGGTACGGGCATCCCTTATTGGGAAGGGCCGGTCAATGTCACAGGAAGCCACACAGCTGTCGGCTACCTTGAAATGACCGGTTATTGA
- a CDS encoding TRAP transporter permease → MHDKQLTTEELIAQDVGARLPKSAMAHVITGLALLWSLFQLWIASPLPFIIGMGVFNDTETRSIHLAFALLLAFLAYPAFKQSPRDRVPLLDIALGLVAAASAAYLFIFYQQLALRPGSLTTADMLTACIGIPLLLEATRRVLGPPLAIIALLFLIYSLAGPYMPGMLAHRGVSFNAMANHQWITTEGVFGIALGVSTSFVFLFVLFGALLERAGAGHYFIQLAFSLLGHYRGGPAKAAVVASGLTGLISGSSIANVVTTGTFTIPMMKRTGFSAEKAGAVEVASSVNGQIMPPVMGAAAFLMVEYIGMPYVEIIKHAFLPAAISYIALLYIVHLESLKLGLQPIGGHQPKPWLRRLTGFAFGAAMISGLSLAVYYGLGWLKPALGDFALPGIGALLALVYLGLLKIAASVPVLPAEDPDAPLDKLPQTRAVLLSGLHFLLPVVVLVWCLMIERLSPGLSAFWGSVMLVIILLTQRPLLSWLRTDGSHSHGSFKDGAIDLREGLIAGARNMIGIGIATAAAGVIVGAVSQTGVGLVLADLVELLSMGNLLLMLVLTAIFSLVLGMGLPTTANYIVVSSLLVPVIVTLGQQNGLIVPLIAVHLFVFYFGIMADVTPPVGLASFAAAAVSKGDPIKTGIAAFYYSLRTAILPFLFIFNTDLLLIDVDFWHGVLIFIIATTAMLIFAAGTQGYFLVRSRWYENLMLLLVAFTLFRPGFWMDMAHDPYRDIPPAQLAQALGEVEAGSQLRLRIQGEDAVGDAREFSLLLPVPEGANGEERLQKLGLLTYEDGDKVLVDSVTFGSPAAEAGLEFDQHILKVRAPTDRLTKELMWIPGFLLFGLVVWLQRRRRTREA, encoded by the coding sequence ATGCATGACAAGCAACTGACCACCGAAGAATTGATCGCCCAAGATGTCGGCGCGCGTCTACCCAAGAGTGCCATGGCGCACGTGATTACGGGCCTGGCGCTGCTCTGGTCGCTGTTCCAGTTATGGATCGCCTCGCCGCTGCCATTTATCATCGGCATGGGTGTGTTCAACGACACCGAAACCCGTTCTATCCACTTGGCGTTCGCCCTGTTGCTGGCCTTTCTCGCTTACCCGGCGTTTAAGCAATCGCCGCGCGATCGGGTGCCCCTGCTGGATATCGCTTTGGGCTTGGTCGCTGCCGCCAGCGCCGCCTACCTGTTTATTTTCTATCAGCAACTGGCGTTACGCCCCGGCAGCCTGACTACGGCGGACATGCTCACCGCGTGTATCGGCATACCGCTGTTGCTGGAAGCGACGCGCCGGGTGCTTGGCCCACCGCTGGCGATTATTGCCCTGTTGTTTCTTATTTACAGCCTAGCCGGGCCCTATATGCCGGGCATGCTGGCGCACCGTGGGGTCAGTTTTAATGCCATGGCCAACCACCAGTGGATCACCACCGAAGGGGTGTTCGGCATCGCCCTTGGCGTATCCACCAGCTTCGTCTTCCTATTTGTGCTGTTCGGTGCGCTGCTTGAGCGCGCCGGCGCCGGCCATTACTTTATTCAGTTGGCCTTTAGCCTGCTCGGTCACTACCGCGGCGGCCCGGCCAAGGCCGCTGTGGTGGCCTCCGGTTTGACTGGGCTGATTTCTGGTTCATCGATTGCCAATGTGGTGACCACCGGCACCTTCACCATCCCGATGATGAAGCGCACTGGCTTCTCGGCGGAAAAAGCCGGGGCAGTGGAGGTGGCGTCTTCGGTCAACGGCCAGATCATGCCGCCGGTAATGGGCGCGGCGGCCTTTTTGATGGTTGAGTACATCGGCATGCCCTATGTCGAGATCATCAAGCATGCATTTTTGCCGGCGGCGATTTCCTATATCGCGCTGCTGTATATCGTCCACTTGGAGTCACTCAAGCTGGGTCTTCAACCCATTGGCGGCCACCAGCCTAAGCCTTGGCTGCGGCGCCTGACCGGCTTTGCCTTCGGTGCTGCGATGATCAGCGGCCTGTCGCTGGCGGTGTACTACGGCCTTGGTTGGCTCAAACCGGCGCTGGGCGATTTCGCGTTGCCGGGCATCGGCGCGCTGCTGGCACTGGTCTATTTGGGCCTGCTTAAAATTGCTGCCAGCGTGCCGGTACTGCCCGCGGAAGACCCCGATGCGCCGCTCGATAAGTTGCCGCAAACCCGCGCCGTATTGCTGTCCGGGCTGCACTTCTTACTGCCGGTGGTGGTGCTGGTCTGGTGCCTGATGATCGAGCGCTTGTCTCCCGGTCTGTCGGCCTTCTGGGGCAGCGTGATGTTGGTGATTATCCTGCTCACGCAGCGTCCGCTTTTGAGTTGGCTGCGCACCGATGGCAGTCATAGCCACGGCTCGTTTAAAGACGGTGCGATCGACTTGCGTGAAGGCTTGATCGCCGGTGCGCGCAATATGATCGGCATCGGTATTGCCACAGCCGCCGCCGGGGTGATTGTGGGTGCGGTGTCGCAAACTGGGGTGGGCTTAGTCTTGGCCGACTTGGTCGAGCTGCTGTCGATGGGCAACCTGCTGCTGATGCTGGTGCTCACCGCCATTTTCAGCTTGGTGCTGGGCATGGGTTTACCAACCACTGCCAACTACATCGTGGTGTCCAGTTTGCTGGTGCCGGTGATCGTCACCCTTGGCCAACAAAATGGCCTGATCGTGCCGCTGATTGCCGTGCACCTGTTCGTCTTCTACTTCGGCATCATGGCCGACGTGACGCCACCCGTTGGGCTGGCCTCATTTGCGGCGGCAGCGGTGTCCAAGGGCGACCCGATCAAGACCGGCATCGCGGCGTTTTACTACAGCCTGCGCACAGCGATCTTGCCGTTCCTGTTTATCTTCAACACCGACCTGCTGCTGATTGACGTGGATTTCTGGCACGGCGTGCTGATCTTTATCATCGCCACCACGGCCATGCTGATCTTCGCTGCCGGCACTCAGGGTTATTTCCTTGTGCGCAGCCGCTGGTATGAAAACCTGATGCTGCTGCTGGTGGCGTTCACCCTGTTCCGCCCCGGTTTCTGGATGGACATGGCGCACGACCCATACCGCGACATCCCGCCCGCGCAACTGGCGCAAGCGCTAGGTGAGGTGGAGGCCGGCAGCCAGCTGCGTCTGCGCATTCAGGGTGAAGATGCCGTGGGCGATGCCCGTGAGTTCAGCCTGCTGCTGCCTGTGCCTGAAGGTGCCAATGGCGAGGAGCGCCTGCAAAAGCTCGGCCTGCTCACCTACGAGGACGGCGATAAGGTGCTGGTCGATAGCGTGACCTTTGGCAGCCCTGCCGCTGAGGCGGGCTTGGAATTTGATCAGCACATTCTCAAAGTGCGCGCGCCAACGGATCGCTTGACCAAGGAGCTGATGTGGATCCCCGGCTTCCTGCTCTTTGGTCTGGTGGTCTGGTTGCAGCGCAGGCGGCGGACTCGCGAGGCTTGA
- a CDS encoding FtsX-like permease family protein has translation MLHTLLSHWRRHPLQAACLLVGLWLATALWTGVQALNSQARDSYDRAAELFAGGAQTVLLAPAGQVFTQDHFVTLRRVGWPVSPMLRGTVALAGATDARRLQLTGIEPLTLPAGGTVEAQIADQDNLRAFMLSPGMTWIAADTLAEFGFEPGAIPTLFDGKHLPPLQVVPGLPPGMLLVDISQAQRLLDQPGMLSQLLVEPAFAADLPSLPDNVPLVWQEGGEADLARLTDSFHLNLTALGLLAFVVGLFIVHAAAGLAMEQRRGLLQTLRACGVSLKTLLAVLLLELLVLALLGGSLGVLSGFALAALLMGDIAASLRGLYGAQVAGQLALDASWWLTGLGMSLLGTLIAGGSSVLAAMRLPVLAWARPQAWREAQGRAIRLQSLLGVTLLALAGALVVWGDSLLSGFALLASLLLGAALLLPLCLQTVLRLAQRRPAGPIRQWFWADSQQQVSGLGIALMALLLALSANIGVGSMTEGFRQTFIGWLDQRLSADIYVRPQDAAQAEAINHWLAQRPEVSAQLPTWELEIRVEGGPTQLSGVIDHPLYAQTWPLLEAISDPWPPLAAGEGALVSEQLAFRLKLSLGDTLTLDTPAGPWPLKILGRYADYGNPKGQLLVSAAGLQQRWPDQPVSGIGILASQHNAPQLAAALRNAFGLGDSRVIDQAALKAYSQTVFEQTFAATAALNTLTLAVAAVALFTSLLGLADSRLSQLAPLWAMGLRPAQLAALSLAQMLMLAAFTCLLAIPLGLVLAWCLVEVVNVQAFGWRLPWHWFPRQWLTLVLLALLAVLLASIGPAWRILRTGPTRLLRSFAHDA, from the coding sequence GTGTTGCATACGCTGCTCAGCCATTGGCGTCGGCACCCCTTACAGGCCGCCTGCCTGCTGGTCGGCTTGTGGCTGGCCACCGCGCTGTGGACGGGCGTGCAGGCGCTCAACAGTCAGGCGCGGGACAGCTATGACCGTGCTGCCGAGCTGTTTGCCGGTGGTGCGCAGACCGTGTTGCTCGCCCCCGCAGGGCAGGTATTTACACAAGACCACTTCGTCACCCTGCGACGTGTGGGCTGGCCAGTATCGCCCATGCTGCGAGGCACGGTGGCGCTGGCGGGTGCCACGGATGCGCGGCGTTTGCAGCTCACCGGTATAGAGCCGTTGACCCTGCCTGCCGGCGGCACCGTCGAGGCCCAGATAGCGGATCAAGACAACCTGCGCGCCTTTATGCTGTCGCCTGGGATGACGTGGATTGCGGCCGACACCTTGGCCGAATTCGGCTTTGAGCCCGGGGCAATCCCGACCCTGTTTGACGGCAAACACCTGCCGCCATTGCAGGTGGTGCCGGGCTTGCCGCCGGGCATGTTGCTGGTGGATATCAGCCAGGCCCAGCGCCTCCTCGACCAGCCAGGCATGCTCAGCCAACTCCTGGTTGAGCCGGCTTTTGCCGCCGACCTGCCGTCGCTGCCGGATAACGTGCCGCTGGTCTGGCAAGAGGGTGGTGAAGCCGATTTGGCGCGCCTGACGGACAGCTTTCATCTCAACCTCACGGCGCTCGGCTTGCTGGCCTTCGTGGTCGGCCTGTTTATCGTTCACGCTGCTGCCGGGTTGGCTATGGAGCAACGGCGTGGGTTGTTGCAGACATTGCGTGCCTGCGGCGTCAGCCTAAAAACCTTGCTCGCGGTTCTGCTGCTGGAGCTGCTGGTGCTGGCATTGCTCGGCGGCAGCCTCGGTGTGCTCAGTGGCTTTGCCTTGGCCGCGTTGCTGATGGGTGATATCGCCGCCAGCCTGCGTGGGCTCTATGGCGCGCAGGTGGCGGGTCAGTTGGCGCTGGACGCCAGCTGGTGGTTAACCGGGCTGGGCATGAGTTTGCTCGGCACCCTGATTGCGGGCGGTAGCAGTGTGCTGGCGGCCATGCGCCTGCCGGTATTGGCTTGGGCTCGGCCACAGGCGTGGCGTGAAGCGCAGGGCCGTGCCATCAGGCTGCAGTCGCTGCTCGGTGTGACACTACTGGCATTGGCCGGTGCGCTGGTGGTATGGGGTGACTCGCTGCTCAGCGGCTTTGCATTGCTCGCCAGCCTGCTGCTGGGGGCGGCCTTGCTGCTGCCGTTGTGTCTGCAAACAGTCTTGCGCCTTGCCCAGAGGCGCCCCGCAGGCCCAATACGGCAATGGTTCTGGGCTGACAGTCAGCAGCAAGTTTCGGGCCTTGGTATCGCGCTGATGGCGCTGCTGCTGGCGCTGTCGGCCAATATCGGCGTCGGCAGCATGACTGAGGGCTTCCGCCAGACCTTTATCGGCTGGCTGGATCAGCGTCTGTCGGCCGATATTTACGTGCGCCCGCAAGACGCTGCCCAGGCTGAAGCGATTAATCACTGGTTGGCTCAGCGCCCGGAGGTCAGCGCGCAGTTGCCCACATGGGAGTTAGAGATCCGCGTTGAGGGTGGGCCTACGCAGCTGAGTGGCGTCATCGACCACCCCCTGTATGCGCAGACCTGGCCGTTGCTTGAAGCAATCAGCGATCCTTGGCCGCCGCTGGCGGCAGGCGAGGGTGCGCTGGTCAGCGAGCAACTGGCCTTTCGCCTGAAGCTGTCACTGGGAGATACGTTGACGCTGGATACACCCGCTGGGCCTTGGCCGCTGAAAATACTCGGGCGTTATGCCGACTACGGTAACCCCAAGGGGCAACTACTGGTTTCTGCTGCAGGCCTGCAGCAACGCTGGCCCGATCAGCCGGTGAGCGGTATCGGCATTTTGGCCAGTCAACACAATGCTCCGCAACTGGCGGCGGCGCTGCGTAACGCATTCGGTCTGGGCGACAGTCGCGTCATCGATCAGGCAGCCCTCAAGGCCTATTCGCAAACTGTATTCGAGCAGACCTTTGCCGCCACCGCCGCGCTCAACACCCTCACGCTGGCTGTGGCGGCTGTGGCGCTTTTTACCAGCCTGCTGGGGCTGGCAGACAGCCGGCTGAGCCAGCTTGCGCCGCTCTGGGCCATGGGGCTGCGGCCCGCTCAGTTGGCCGCGTTGAGTCTGGCGCAAATGCTAATGCTGGCGGCGTTCACCTGCTTACTGGCGATCCCTTTGGGCCTGGTACTGGCCTGGTGTTTGGTCGAGGTGGTTAACGTCCAAGCCTTTGGCTGGCGCCTGCCTTGGCACTGGTTTCCGCGGCAGTGGCTGACCCTGGTGCTGCTGGCGTTGCTGGCGGTGTTATTGGCGAGCATCGGCCCTGCTTGGCGCATCCTGCGTACCGGGCCAACCCGTTTACTCAGGAGCTTTGCCCATGATGCTTAG
- a CDS encoding TAXI family TRAP transporter solute-binding subunit, whose translation MKGTSLAWALSAALAGITLSSAVQAEEKFVTIGTGGQTGVYYVAGQSICRFLNRGADEHGIKCNAPASGGGVANVNGIRSGEFNFGIMQSDHQYKALKGAAPFANEGAMEDIRAVFSLQSEVFTILARRDANISSFDDLKGKRVNIGNPGSGQRDTLDEIMQVKGWDRSVFSLAAELKPAEQASALGDNNIDAMTYFVGHPNGAIQEATTTTDAVLVPVTGAEIDKLLAEKSYYTTAEIPGGMYKGNDKPTPSIGGKAVLSTSAKASPEVVYQLVKSVFDNIDRFKRLHPAFADLKEEDMIKVGLSAPLHEGAVRYYKERGWL comes from the coding sequence ATGAAAGGCACATCCCTTGCGTGGGCCCTGTCCGCTGCACTTGCAGGTATCACCCTGAGCAGCGCCGTACAGGCCGAAGAAAAATTTGTCACCATCGGCACCGGTGGCCAGACCGGCGTTTATTACGTGGCCGGTCAATCGATTTGTCGCTTCCTTAATCGTGGCGCAGATGAACACGGCATCAAGTGCAACGCGCCCGCCAGCGGCGGCGGCGTAGCCAACGTCAATGGCATCCGCAGTGGCGAATTCAACTTCGGCATCATGCAGTCGGACCACCAGTACAAAGCCTTGAAAGGCGCGGCGCCGTTTGCGAATGAAGGTGCGATGGAGGATATCCGTGCGGTGTTCTCGCTGCAGAGCGAAGTGTTCACCATTCTTGCCCGCCGTGACGCCAACATCAGCAGTTTCGATGACCTCAAAGGTAAGCGCGTTAACATCGGCAACCCCGGTTCCGGTCAGCGCGACACCTTAGATGAGATCATGCAGGTCAAAGGCTGGGACCGCTCTGTGTTCTCCCTGGCCGCTGAGTTGAAGCCGGCTGAGCAGGCATCGGCACTGGGTGATAACAACATTGATGCGATGACCTATTTCGTGGGCCATCCAAATGGCGCGATTCAAGAAGCCACCACCACCACGGATGCGGTGCTGGTGCCGGTGACCGGCGCCGAAATCGACAAGCTGCTAGCGGAGAAGAGCTACTACACCACCGCTGAAATTCCAGGCGGCATGTACAAAGGTAACGACAAGCCCACCCCGTCCATCGGTGGCAAGGCCGTGCTGTCCACCTCGGCTAAGGCCAGCCCGGAAGTTGTCTATCAGCTGGTTAAGTCGGTGTTCGACAACATTGATCGCTTCAAGCGTCTGCACCCTGCATTTGCTGACCTTAAAGAAGAAGACATGATCAAAGTCGGCCTGAGTGCGCCGCTGCACGAAGGTGCCGTGCGTTATTACAAAGAGCGTGGCTGGCTGTAA
- a CDS encoding ABC transporter ATP-binding protein: MLDVQNVKKAYSGPQGQLAVLDGVSLRLEAGQSLALMGESGSGKSTLLHVVAGLDQADSGDIHVGGQSLAGLDEAARATFRRSQVAVIFQQFNLIPSLRVVDNLAFQARLAGRLDEAWLSQLAQQLGLSELLQRYPEQLSGGQQQRVAVGRALAVRAPLILADEPTGNLDENTADEVMALLLDLVQQAGASLLMVTHSARLAARLDRQMVLKAGRVHGRER; the protein is encoded by the coding sequence GTGCTAGATGTACAGAATGTGAAAAAAGCCTATAGCGGGCCGCAAGGCCAGCTTGCGGTGCTGGATGGCGTTAGTTTGCGCTTGGAAGCCGGGCAGAGTCTGGCGTTGATGGGTGAGTCTGGCAGCGGCAAAAGCACGCTGCTGCACGTGGTGGCCGGCCTCGATCAGGCCGACAGTGGTGATATCCATGTTGGCGGCCAATCGCTAGCCGGGCTGGATGAAGCAGCCCGTGCAACCTTCCGGCGCAGCCAAGTCGCGGTGATTTTTCAGCAATTCAATCTGATTCCTTCCTTGCGCGTGGTCGACAACTTGGCGTTTCAGGCACGCCTCGCCGGGCGGTTAGATGAAGCCTGGCTAAGCCAGCTGGCCCAGCAATTGGGTCTGAGTGAGCTGTTGCAGCGCTACCCGGAGCAACTCTCCGGCGGACAACAGCAGCGGGTTGCCGTCGGCCGTGCACTGGCTGTGCGTGCGCCGCTGATCTTGGCTGACGAGCCGACCGGTAACCTTGATGAAAACACGGCTGACGAGGTGATGGCCCTGTTGCTCGATCTGGTGCAGCAGGCCGGCGCGAGTTTGCTAATGGTCACCCACAGCGCCCGCCTGGCCGCCCGGCTGGATCGGCAGATGGTGCTCAAAGCAGGCCGCGTGCACGGACGTGAGCGGTGA
- a CDS encoding DUF2237 domain-containing protein, producing the protein MATTAKNVLGTALEPCCSQARTGFYRDGFCHTGDADRGRHVVCAVVTDAFLEYSLVQGNDLITPRPEWDFPGLKTGDRWCLCASRWKEAHEAGVAPPVLLDACHEKATEIVSLDVLQAYE; encoded by the coding sequence ATGGCCACAACTGCCAAAAATGTATTGGGCACTGCGCTAGAGCCATGCTGTAGCCAGGCGCGCACCGGCTTCTACCGTGATGGCTTTTGCCATACCGGCGACGCAGACAGAGGTCGGCATGTAGTGTGCGCGGTGGTCACCGATGCTTTCCTGGAATACAGCTTGGTGCAGGGCAATGACCTGATTACGCCAAGACCTGAGTGGGATTTTCCGGGCCTCAAAACGGGTGACAGATGGTGCCTGTGCGCCAGCCGTTGGAAGGAGGCCCATGAAGCAGGCGTAGCCCCGCCGGTGCTGCTCGATGCCTGCCATGAAAAAGCCACTGAAATCGTCAGTTTGGACGTGCTGCAAGCGTATGAGTGA
- a CDS encoding CIA30 family protein, whose product MQTHGPALRAEQRVDIYRADEALVSPWAVISDQVMGGVSTATAHQCERNGARCTCLTGRTRLDNNGGFVQMKLDIEADCARFRGLFIELCGTAHEYNLHVKTSQLERPWQSFRCALQVSAQWTRFVVPFAQLHAHRTAAEFTPAAIKSVAVVAIGAAFEVDVCVRRFGFFL is encoded by the coding sequence ATGCAAACCCATGGTCCTGCCTTACGTGCGGAGCAGCGGGTGGATATTTACCGTGCTGATGAGGCGCTGGTGTCGCCTTGGGCTGTGATCAGTGATCAGGTCATGGGCGGTGTTTCCACGGCCACTGCGCACCAATGTGAGCGCAATGGCGCGCGTTGCACCTGTTTGACGGGGCGCACCCGCCTCGATAATAACGGTGGTTTTGTGCAGATGAAGCTGGATATCGAGGCTGATTGCGCGCGATTCCGTGGCCTATTTATCGAGCTGTGTGGCACCGCCCATGAATACAACCTGCATGTCAAAACCAGCCAACTGGAAAGGCCTTGGCAGTCCTTTCGCTGCGCCCTGCAAGTGAGTGCGCAATGGACCCGTTTTGTCGTGCCATTCGCGCAGTTGCATGCGCACCGCACGGCTGCTGAGTTTACGCCCGCAGCGATCAAGAGTGTCGCCGTGGTCGCCATCGGCGCCGCTTTTGAGGTCGATGTATGTGTGCGCCGGTTCGGTTTTTTTCTCTAA